In the Balaenoptera musculus isolate JJ_BM4_2016_0621 chromosome 2, mBalMus1.pri.v3, whole genome shotgun sequence genome, TCTTTTCCTGCCAATGGCCCAAGTACATGTGGGATGTTACTACACGTGTCTAATGAAAGGGGAGCTTTATGTGGGTGGGTCTAGGGATGGTCACTATTAGGACGATTCAAAACAATGCCCGAAGGCAACTCTTTGGATGGTTCAAAATAAATGACAGTGTCAAGAACAAAGTTCCTAAGGGACTGGGCTCTGATGGCCCCGTAGGGCTTGGATTCCAGCAGCATCCCCGTTTCTGGGAATGCACTTCCTCCCCTACACGGGGTGCGCCGTTGAGCAGCGTGCCCAGAGGAGGGGCTCTTTACACACTgtgttcctcccctcccccgtggAAGGCTGACTGCCTCTCTTTCTCGATGTCTGGAAAGGGCTCTGGGACCCCAGGCCAAGGGGTCTGTGCTTTGTTTGACAGTGAGCATCAGCTGGGGTCAAGTCGGGGGCTACTGTCAGAATGGCCCACGTGTCCAGGCCAGAGTCACCTTAAGGGGGGGTCTTCCAGCCTTTACGGTCCCTGCTGGCCTGACAGCTGAGTCAAAGTCCCCCACTgagccccacctccctccccacatgCTTCAGCTTCCAGCACTAGAGTCCCCACCTCCCCTGAAGCAGATGCCAGGGGCTCTTTGAAATTTGCCCTTGGTCTTTGGAATCCTGACTCTGAGGCTGGGCATTCCAACAGCAACTCCTTGGGTGCGGATCTTGGAAAGGCCACTTCAGAACTGTCCTGGCTGAGGCTCCGATGACAGACTCTGCTTCTGTGTGGTTTGCAAGGTGCCAAAAACATCTCCGGTGCTCTGGCAGGAGCGGCCAATGGAAGTCGCGGCCGGGACCCCTCCCACTccctgctcccccccccccacctcacccccagtggcatcccagcctcctgcctctctctctccctcctgatcTGCCTGACACAGAAGTGAGGACTTGGCAGCCTCAGGATCTGTAGAACCCTCTCTGTCTGTAGTTCCCAGACAGAGCCTCGGCTTTTCCAAAGATGGCCTGGAGACAGCTGTTCCTGATCTCCTGCCTCTCGGCTGTTGTGCTCCTGTCCAGTGAGTATGGGGAGGCTCCAGGATGGACTTGGTGTTAGGTGAGGCTGCTCAGGTGACCCAGGTAGAGGGGGTACCTACTGTTAAGAAGGCTGtacctgggtgtgtgtgtttgtgtgtatgtgtctgtgtgtataacACAACGCAGTACAGAGAAACCAGCACGCCTGGCGGTTTCTTGGGGAACTTGGCTCTGTGGCTGGTATTTGAGGCATCCAGGTCTGCAGGGCAAGTCACGGCCCTGGGAAGGACTACCCTGGCCTGGCTCAGGGTGAGGGCTCCTCTTGGGGTGCGGCAGCCCTCACGCTGTGCTCTCGTCCCACAGTCCTGCGGGAGGGGACAGCTGTGTCGGTGGGCACCAGGCGCTTGGCAGGACAAGAGGTGCAGGAAGGTGAGTGCCGGGGCCACCCAGGGGGCTCCCGACGTAGCCCTGGTGAGCATGTGCCGGTTGTGACCGGCTTCTCTCGGGTTTCAGGCGTGGAAGAGAAGATTTTCATGCAGGAATCAGATGCCTTGAATTTCCTCAAGAAGCGAGGCAAGCGGTCCCCCAGATCCCGAGAAAAGGTCAATGGTAAGGATGCTGGTGGCCTGCCTTTTGCTCTTGCCTCGtgttccttctctctcccacagTCAGCCGGGCTGCAGGCAACGCCAAGGACCGAGGGCTCAACCTAGGCCCTCAGGTCTCAGTGGCTGCAGCTCTGAATTAGAAGTTACATCACGTTCCCTCGACTGTAGGTCAGTCTTTGATTGGCTATGCTGTCGGGGTAAGAAGCAAAGAGGATAGGGCCACACTGAATGCACTTAAGTGATGAACTGCATCTCAATTTCTGAAAGTTAAAAATGTTAAGGTCGGGGACggggggcacttccctggtggtccggcggttaagactccccgcttccactgcagggggcatgggttccatccctggtcggggaactaagatcctgcatgccgcgtagcgaggcccccccaaaaaaaatgttaaggggAGAATATCTATTCAGTGGAGAAGGGACACAATAGCTCAGTGTGTGCTTTCCGGGTAATTCATGGTGTACCCTACAGGCAAGAGAGCAGCGCTGTAAGCAGGGAAGAGGGCACACGGGACTGGGAACTAGAAATGTGGGTTTGGTGACAGCTTTGCTGCTAAGTGGCCTTGACCACTTCTTCTCCCTGGGcccgtttccttatttataagcCCCTGAAAGAGGGGTGTTCAGCcagcagtggtttttttttttttttttcctagtttttttttaaacatcttattggagtataattgccttacaatggtgtgttagtttctgctgtataacaaagtgaatcagctatacatacacatatatccccatatctcctccctcttgcgtctccctccctcccacccctctaggtggtcacaaagcaccgagctgatctccctgtgctatgcggctgcttcccaccagctatctattttacatttggtagtgtatatatgtccatgccactctctcacttcgtcccagcttccccttccccctccctgtgtcctcaagtccattctctacatctgccagCAGTGTTTTTAGAAGTCTTCACTTCCAATGCATTTGGGAGGCTTTTGAGCTCGGAAGTATGTCTCCTTCTCAGCCTGAAGTAGGCCCTGGTATCCCCTGCTTGGCAGAGACCCTCATTTCCATGACCTGCCGACCCTTGAAGAGATTTGAGTTTTCTGTCCTTGAACTAGATTCTTCCAAGGACTCAGCTCTGACAGACTCTGAGTCCAAGGCTTGATTCATTACTTATGTGTCTGTCTGAATAAACTCTTTGTGCCTCTCAGCACACTCAGCAAGGTAACTTGCTCAGTGAAAATAACAGGACTGTTTTCAAATGATGGGCAAGAAGTGAGATGAAAATGCTTGGAGAtgaaattccctttttttttttttaagtggagaagTACAACCACACTGGGAAAATCTCCAGGCCTCACACAATTTGGGATTTAAAGGTTAGCAAATGTCAAGAAACACTTTAAAGACTGATGGAGTTTGGGCAGTTCTTGACGGAAATGAGAAGCAACCTTTTGGCAGACTCCCAGCGGGGAACGTGCATGAATTTAAGAGGCAAATAGTTTCCATTCTCTAAGTGGATTCAGAACAATGAGACGCATGATTAAGCCAGAGATCTGTCACCCGGGTTGGAAGCTCGGGGTTTCGGTCGTGGGAACCCAGGACAGCCTGGTGAACACTTAGGATACACCTGAGTTAATCTGCTGTTACCTGGTCAACTCCGGTGACGGGTAGAACAATGCCCAATTATGTCTGAGGTTCAGTAAAGGCAGGCAACACTTTGATAAGCTTGAATCTGGAACCAGAAAACAGGCAATTTCTATCTCTAAGCTTCTGCCAGACTAAAGATGTAAAGGTGTGAGGGCAGaaatggatgaacctagaaactTATTTTACGTTGGAAAATCTAAAATCTAGAGGTTTTTTGAGGGGGGCTACATTAGAGCAGATGAGGGACAGCTGCACCTGCTGGTGAGCTGTGACCTGGTAGCTCAGGTAAGGTTCCCTCTGGTAAGCTTCATGTTCAACAGCCAAGGAATGTTTACGTGTTCTCAGTGACAGTTTTCAGTTATCACTGGGGGTATTTCTCCAACCAGAGGTGTACCTTCAGCTTTATAATGTGAAACTGGGACTCCTCACAAAAAAGTTTACAGCCAACTTTACTGGAATGCATTGCCTCACAAACTAAGGAATACCTGAGGTTGGTATTTTCATCATCAGGGAGTTTACCTGATCACCCCATATCCTGTACTAGTTATCTACTGCTATGTAACAAATGAgccccaaatttagcagcttaaaacaacaaacatttattgtctgtttctGGGGTCTAGGCCCAGCTTAGCTGGTGGCCTCAGGCTCAGGGTCTCTATGGGCTGTAGTCAAGGTATTGGCTTGGGCTGCATTCATTTCAAGGCCTGATTGAGAGAAGATTCGCTTTCAAGCTCACGCACATGGCTCTTGGCAAACCTCAAGTCCTGCTGACTACTGGTCAAGGACATCAGTTCCTGCCATGAGTG is a window encoding:
- the UCMA gene encoding unique cartilage matrix-associated protein isoform X1, with translation MAWRQLFLISCLSAVVLLSILREGTAVSVGTRRLAGQEVQEGVEEKIFMQESDALNFLKKRGKRSPRSREKVNAEKRLKLQADELWREHHEEQRNEFENFVEEQNDEHAERSREATEQWRQWHNDGLYPSHLYNRRHI